A stretch of Vulpes lagopus strain Blue_001 chromosome 20, ASM1834538v1, whole genome shotgun sequence DNA encodes these proteins:
- the LOC121479272 gene encoding keratin-associated protein 6-5-like, whose protein sequence is MSYYGNYYGGLGCGYGGCGYGGLGCGYSGLGCGYGGWGYGGYGCGHNGVGYVCGGYGYGSNRPSCCRSCQSYGFY, encoded by the coding sequence ATGTCTTACTACGGCAACTACTATGGTGGCCTAGGCTGTGGCTATGGTGGCTGTGGCTATGGTGGCCTAGGCTGTGGCTACAGTGGCCTGGGCTGTGGCTACGGCGGCTGGGGCTATGGTGGCTATGGATGTGGCCACAATGGTGTGGGCTATGTCTGTGGAGGCTATGGATATGGAAGCAACCGACCATCTTGCTGCAGAAGTTGCCAGTCATACGGGTTCTACTGA